From Equus przewalskii isolate Varuska chromosome 17, EquPr2, whole genome shotgun sequence, the proteins below share one genomic window:
- the SFT2D3 gene encoding vesicle transport protein SFT2C, with translation MAYLHRQLQEYLAQGKAGGPAAAEPLLAAEQAGEPAAGSGPAGAWLGRAGLRWTWARSPAEPSAAAGPACLPSVTRAQRLAASGVCLLLAALCFGLAALYAPALLLRARKFALLWSLGSALALAGGALLRGGAACGRLLRGEEAPSRPALLYAAALGGTLYAALGLRSTVLTALGACAQVAALLALLLGLLPWGTGSALRLALGRLGSGARLAKALPV, from the coding sequence ATGGCGTACCTGCACCGCCAGCTGCAGGAGTACCTGGCACAGGGGAAAGCAGGCGGGCCGGCAGCCGCGGAGCCGCTGCTCGCCGCGGAGCAGGCCGGGGAGCCCGCGGCGGGGAGCGGGCCGGCGGGGGCATGGCTGGGCCGCGCGGGCCTGCGCTGGACGTGGGCGCGGAGCCCCGCGGAGCCATCGGCGGCGGCGGGCCCGGCGTGCCTGCCGAGCGTGACGCGCGCGCAGCGGCTGGCGGCGAGCGGCGTGTGCCTGCTGCTGGCCGCGCTCTGCTTCGGCCTGGCCGCACTGTACGCGCCCGCGCTCCTGCTGCGGGCGCGCAAGTTCGCGCTGCTCTGGTCGCTGGGCTCGGCGCTGGCGCTGGCGGGCGGCGCGCTCCTGCGGGGCGGCGCGGCGTGCGGACGCCTGCTGCGCGGCGAGGAGGCGCCGTCGCGGCCCGCGCTGCTCTACGCGGCCGCGCTGGGCGGCACGCTGTACGCGGCGCTGGGCCTGCGCAGCACGGTGCTCACGGCGCTGGGCGCCTGCGCGCAGGTGGCCGCCCTGCTGGCGCTGCTCCTCGGCCTGCTGCCCTGGGGCACGGGCTCCGCGCTGCGTCTCGCCCTCGGGCGGCTGGGCTCGGGCGCCCGCCTCGCCAAGGCGCTGCCCGTGTGA